The sequence GTTCATCCGCTCCGCCCATGGCACTTCACGGAAGTGACGGGGAGCGAGGCGACTGAACGCTGGAAGCCGCTGCCCCTGCGGCTCTGGACCATCTCCTTCAACGACATGGCGGTCGAAGTCGTCTTCGCCACAGTCCGTAAGGTTCACGAGACCCGCGAGACATCGGAGCCGCACCGCGCCTTGCTGGACTTTCTGCGCAGGCACGACTGAGCCGGGCCGCCCACAGCCTTCCGGGCCGGCGCACCGCGACAGTCGCCAGGACCGGCGAGTGCCTTCTCCCTCCATGCCGCTTGACGCTGATTAGGCACCATATTATATGCCGCCACATGACAAAGATGCTGGAACAAAAGCACTTGGCGCTGCTGGAGGAAGCAGAGCGCCGGGCCGTCGCGCCCACGGACAACATCCGTGCGTGTTTCGAACTGTTGGCGCTGACCGGTGCCATCGACCGCGATTGCGCCGTCCGCCTCGCGCGGCACCGCCTGTCCGAAGGCAAGTTCGTGCTGCTGTTCCTCCTGCACGACAAGCCCGACGGGCTGTCGCCGCATGAACTGGCCGAGCGCGCGGGCGTGACGCGGGCGACGATCACGGGGCTTCTCGACGGCCTGGAACGCGACGGGTTCATCGT comes from Stappia sp. 28M-7 and encodes:
- a CDS encoding MarR family winged helix-turn-helix transcriptional regulator; translated protein: MTKMLEQKHLALLEEAERRAVAPTDNIRACFELLALTGAIDRDCAVRLARHRLSEGKFVLLFLLHDKPDGLSPHELAERAGVTRATITGLLDGLERDGFIVRRSGLDDRRKISVSLTQLGRETARDLFTEHADWVASLFHGFTDDDRKTLNALLQRIWRNLEANGCKAGMDKDART